A region of Mammaliicoccus sp. Dog046 DNA encodes the following proteins:
- a CDS encoding FAD-binding oxidoreductase, which translates to MEELFVALQDALKKGHVSKEVADLSSYSYDASFGEYMPDIICQPMSTDEVVKIVKLSNQFDVPIYPRGSGTSLSGGPLPVNGGIVLDFSRWDNDITVYEDDLMMDVSPGVITAKIHEIAESYGLMYPPDPSSSSISTIGGNLAENAGGPRCLKYGVTKDYVVGLEIVTANGDVIRSGGRTVKNVTGYDMTKLMIGSEGTLGIITKATLQLIPKPIDTKTAMLQFDDFVTSGRAVSKILRSGILPSKIEIMDKYCVDAVLSTHPIEHVTNDAESVLLVELDGHPLALEAEMKVIEETCQALPGCKVIVARDKHQASELWEVRKLVSPAIVKFGPTKISEDTSVPVSQIPEFFKSIERIRQEFDLNLVVFGHAGDGNLHPNIITDKRKPEELKKAEQAVAEIFKASLKLGGTLSGEHGIGLFKKPFMYNEFDEAGMAFMKGVKKALDPNNRLNPGKIFPDENERFVLVHDE; encoded by the coding sequence ATGGAAGAATTATTTGTTGCTTTACAAGATGCATTGAAAAAGGGGCATGTATCTAAAGAAGTTGCGGATCTTTCGAGTTATAGCTATGATGCGTCGTTTGGAGAATATATGCCTGATATTATTTGTCAGCCAATGTCTACAGATGAAGTCGTTAAAATTGTGAAATTAAGTAATCAATTTGATGTACCTATTTATCCAAGAGGAAGTGGAACGAGTTTAAGTGGGGGACCATTACCTGTAAATGGAGGGATAGTATTAGATTTTTCAAGATGGGATAACGACATAACTGTGTATGAAGATGACTTAATGATGGACGTTTCACCTGGTGTCATTACCGCAAAAATACATGAAATTGCAGAGTCTTATGGTTTAATGTATCCACCAGATCCATCGAGTTCCAGCATATCTACAATTGGAGGCAATTTAGCTGAGAATGCAGGTGGACCGAGATGTTTGAAATATGGCGTGACGAAAGACTATGTTGTTGGTTTGGAAATTGTAACAGCTAATGGAGACGTTATTCGTTCGGGTGGTCGTACGGTTAAAAATGTCACTGGTTATGATATGACAAAGTTAATGATTGGTTCAGAAGGAACGCTAGGTATAATTACGAAGGCAACTTTGCAATTGATACCAAAGCCAATTGATACAAAAACAGCAATGCTTCAGTTCGATGACTTTGTTACTTCTGGTAGAGCCGTTTCGAAAATTTTAAGGTCTGGTATATTACCTTCGAAAATTGAAATTATGGATAAATATTGTGTTGATGCAGTATTATCAACGCATCCAATCGAACATGTTACGAATGATGCAGAATCCGTTTTATTAGTGGAATTAGATGGTCATCCGCTCGCTTTAGAAGCGGAAATGAAAGTGATAGAAGAGACTTGCCAAGCGTTGCCTGGATGTAAAGTAATTGTCGCACGAGATAAACATCAAGCTTCTGAATTATGGGAAGTTCGAAAATTAGTTTCCCCGGCAATTGTAAAATTTGGACCAACTAAAATTAGTGAAGATACAAGTGTACCTGTCAGTCAGATTCCAGAATTCTTTAAATCAATCGAACGTATTAGACAAGAATTTGATTTGAATTTAGTTGTATTTGGACATGCAGGTGATGGGAATTTACATCCTAATATTATTACTGATAAACGTAAACCTGAAGAACTTAAAAAAGCAGAACAAGCAGTCGCTGAAATATTTAAAGCATCTTTGAAATTAGGCGGTACTTTAAGTGGTGAACATGGAATAGGATTGTTTAAAAAGCCTTTTATGTATAATGAGTTTGATGAAGCAGGAATGGCTTTTATGAAAGGTGTTAAGAAAGCACTCGATCCTAATAATCGTCTGAATCCAGGAAAGATATTTCCGGACGAGAATGAAAGGTTTGTGTTAGTTCATGACGAGTGA
- a CDS encoding (Fe-S)-binding protein: MTSELIKKLDYDATFDCVQCGFCLPSCPTYLTMKEEKHSPRGRINLVKYAVEGKAKLKDLEEAIDLCLGCRQCETVCPTNVQYGDIYETAVSVLRENRNKKLDSKIMSLFLERNYMLTLMYKGLKLYHTPFMYKAITNTKMLDILPDRLGNMAKILPPVKKQKNHVNKPFRTKKTTIGFFRGCMMDAFFSNINDLAIKILEAHDIQVVEISQQTCCGALQHHAGEMDKAKTLAKMNIEALEKYDVDYYVNAIGGCGASLIEYDHLLRHDDKWNKRAEQFVEKVKDISVIFDQLDLNLTNEINKKAIYQPSCHLQNVQQVFKEPENVIRQIKGLEYKILPEKDICCGSAGIYNIVNYEASMDILNRKMTHVKKVEPQLIITSNPGCHLQMLLGVKNENLEHTIEVKHIVEVVAEACGVE, from the coding sequence ATGACGAGTGAATTAATTAAGAAACTTGACTATGATGCGACTTTTGACTGTGTTCAGTGTGGATTTTGTTTACCGTCATGCCCGACTTACTTAACTATGAAAGAAGAAAAACATTCTCCTAGAGGAAGAATTAATCTCGTTAAATATGCAGTAGAAGGCAAGGCTAAGTTAAAAGACCTAGAAGAAGCAATAGATTTATGTTTAGGTTGTAGACAGTGCGAAACTGTTTGTCCAACCAATGTTCAATACGGTGATATTTATGAAACAGCAGTATCGGTATTGAGAGAAAATCGAAATAAAAAATTAGATAGCAAAATTATGTCACTATTTCTAGAACGCAATTACATGTTAACGCTAATGTATAAAGGGTTAAAACTTTATCATACGCCATTCATGTATAAAGCCATTACAAATACAAAAATGTTAGACATACTACCAGATAGATTAGGGAACATGGCTAAAATATTACCACCAGTTAAAAAGCAAAAGAACCATGTGAACAAACCGTTTAGAACTAAGAAAACAACGATAGGATTTTTTAGAGGATGTATGATGGATGCATTCTTCTCAAATATTAATGACTTGGCAATTAAAATATTAGAAGCGCATGATATACAAGTTGTGGAAATAAGTCAGCAAACATGCTGTGGCGCTTTACAACATCATGCCGGTGAAATGGATAAGGCAAAAACATTAGCAAAAATGAATATCGAAGCACTTGAAAAATATGATGTTGATTATTATGTTAATGCAATCGGAGGTTGTGGCGCGTCGTTAATAGAATATGACCATTTGTTGAGACATGATGATAAATGGAACAAACGTGCAGAACAATTTGTAGAAAAAGTAAAAGACATCTCAGTTATATTCGATCAATTAGATCTTAATTTAACAAATGAAATTAATAAAAAAGCAATTTATCAACCATCATGTCATTTACAAAATGTACAACAAGTTTTTAAAGAACCAGAGAATGTCATTAGACAAATAAAAGGATTAGAATATAAAATCTTACCAGAAAAAGATATATGTTGCGGTTCGGCAGGAATATATAATATCGTAAATTACGAAGCGTCGATGGATATATTAAATAGGAAAATGACACACGTTAAAAAAGTAGAGCCACAACTGATTATTACATCAAACCCAGGATGTCATTTACAAATGCTATTAGGCGTTAAAAATGAAAATCTAGAACATACAATAGAAGTCAAACATATAGTAGAAGTTGTCGCAGAAGCATGTGGAGTAGAATAG
- the deoD gene encoding purine-nucleoside phosphorylase — MTQGTPHIQPNGVKIAKTVLMPGDPLRAKFIAENFLENVEQFNDVRNMLGYTGTYKGKEVSVMGSGMGIASIGIYSYELYNFFDVETIIRIGSCGAMQENINLYDIIIAQGASTNSRYVDQFNIPGYFAPIADFNLVSNAKNKADEIGATTHVGNIFSSDIFYNADTEVTSKWARLGILGVEMESAGLYVNAAAAGKKALGIFTVSDHLLRDEATTAEERQNSFTQMMEIALEIAE; from the coding sequence ATGACTCAAGGCACACCACACATTCAACCAAATGGTGTAAAAATCGCGAAAACTGTACTAATGCCGGGGGATCCATTACGTGCAAAATTTATCGCAGAAAATTTCTTAGAAAACGTTGAACAATTTAACGATGTAAGAAATATGTTAGGATACACTGGAACATATAAAGGGAAAGAAGTTTCAGTAATGGGTTCAGGTATGGGGATTGCTTCAATCGGCATCTACTCATATGAACTTTATAATTTCTTCGATGTTGAAACAATTATTCGTATCGGTTCATGTGGCGCAATGCAAGAAAACATCAACTTATATGACATCATCATCGCTCAAGGTGCATCTACAAACTCACGTTACGTAGATCAATTTAATATTCCAGGTTACTTTGCACCAATCGCTGACTTTAATTTAGTTTCAAATGCTAAAAATAAAGCAGACGAAATCGGAGCAACAACACATGTAGGAAACATTTTCTCAAGTGATATTTTCTATAATGCTGATACAGAAGTAACAAGTAAATGGGCTAGATTAGGAATACTAGGGGTAGAAATGGAATCAGCTGGATTATATGTAAACGCCGCTGCTGCCGGTAAAAAAGCACTAGGTATCTTTACTGTAAGTGATCATTTACTAAGAGACGAAGCAACAACAGCAGAAGAAAGACAAAATTCATTTACACAAATGATGGAAATTGCCTTAGAAATCGCTGAATAA
- a CDS encoding sugar-binding transcriptional regulator, giving the protein MDLQKNKDSIKIAKLYYHEAMSQEEIAKKLEISRPTVSRLLNYAKEHGFVKIKIDDPYEDAESLADLIKSKYNLKACVVEHASHNDYVNVQSAIAKRAAEYINRNVKSGDKIGVSWGKTMYELSKYLQPSALKDVSIIQLKGGISFSHVDTRSHQILETFAQVFNASPIDLPLPVIFDVKEVKQMVEKDRYIKSILEQGREVDLAVFTVGTVRDSSLLFKLGFLNELEKERLKQHAVGDICSRFYNEEGSVADQAINDRTMGIELDALKEIERTILVAGGEHKINAIRGALTGGLSNILITDQYTAQALLD; this is encoded by the coding sequence ATGGATTTACAAAAGAATAAAGACAGCATAAAAATAGCAAAGCTTTATTATCACGAAGCGATGAGTCAGGAAGAAATCGCAAAGAAGTTGGAAATTTCGAGGCCAACGGTTTCTAGGCTACTCAATTATGCTAAAGAACATGGTTTCGTAAAAATTAAAATAGACGATCCTTATGAAGATGCAGAAAGCTTAGCTGATTTAATAAAGTCAAAATATAATTTAAAAGCGTGTGTTGTTGAACACGCATCGCACAATGATTATGTAAATGTGCAAAGTGCAATTGCTAAAAGGGCAGCTGAATATATCAATCGTAATGTGAAAAGCGGAGATAAAATCGGTGTGAGTTGGGGTAAGACGATGTACGAATTATCGAAGTATTTACAACCGAGTGCTTTAAAAGATGTCAGTATCATTCAGTTGAAAGGTGGTATTAGTTTTTCTCATGTAGATACAAGAAGTCATCAAATATTAGAAACTTTTGCTCAAGTGTTTAACGCCTCACCAATCGACCTGCCATTACCAGTGATATTTGATGTCAAAGAGGTCAAACAGATGGTTGAGAAAGATCGCTATATTAAATCGATCTTAGAACAAGGTAGAGAAGTTGATCTTGCAGTCTTTACAGTAGGTACGGTAAGAGATTCATCTTTATTATTTAAATTAGGATTTTTGAATGAATTAGAGAAGGAAAGATTGAAGCAACATGCTGTTGGAGATATTTGTTCTCGTTTCTATAATGAGGAAGGTTCAGTTGCTGATCAGGCAATCAATGACCGTACGATGGGAATAGAATTGGATGCCTTAAAAGAAATCGAGCGTACAATTTTAGTGGCAGGTGGAGAACATAAGATTAACGCAATCAGAGGTGCTTTGACTGGAGGACTAAGTAATATATTAATTACGGATCAGTATACTGCACAAGCGCTGTTAGATTGA
- the deoC gene encoding deoxyribose-phosphate aldolase, whose product MTLAKYIDHTALKPDTTLEQIDALLSEAKEFGFKSVCVNPTHVAHASEVLEGSDVLVCTVIGFPLGASTSEVKGFETEDAIKKGANEVDMVINIGALKDGRDDVVKKDIESVVAAANGVTTKVIIETSVLTDAEKVRACELAVAAGADFVKTSTGFSTGGATPEDIKLMRETVGPDLGVKASGGIRSYEDVKSMIDQGATRIGASAGVKILQGETSDSDY is encoded by the coding sequence ATGACACTAGCAAAATATATCGATCACACTGCATTAAAGCCAGATACAACTTTAGAACAAATTGATGCATTATTATCTGAAGCAAAGGAATTTGGATTTAAATCTGTTTGTGTTAACCCAACACACGTTGCACATGCAAGCGAAGTATTAGAAGGTTCAGATGTACTTGTATGTACAGTAATAGGCTTCCCACTTGGCGCAAGCACGAGTGAAGTTAAAGGCTTCGAAACAGAAGATGCAATTAAAAAGGGTGCTAACGAAGTTGATATGGTCATCAACATTGGCGCATTGAAAGATGGCCGTGATGATGTTGTGAAGAAAGATATTGAAAGTGTCGTTGCAGCTGCAAACGGCGTAACAACTAAAGTCATTATTGAAACTTCAGTATTAACAGATGCTGAAAAAGTAAGAGCATGTGAATTAGCAGTAGCTGCTGGTGCTGATTTCGTTAAAACATCAACTGGATTTTCTACAGGGGGCGCAACACCAGAAGATATTAAACTTATGAGAGAAACTGTTGGTCCTGATTTAGGTGTTAAAGCATCAGGTGGTATTCGTTCATATGAAGATGTTAAATCTATGATAGATCAAGGTGCTACACGTATTGGTGCATCTGCAGGGGTTAAAATTTTACAAGGTGAAACATCAGATTCTGATTATTAA
- a CDS encoding pyrimidine-nucleoside phosphorylase — protein MRMVDIIAKKRDGKELTKEEIEFFIKGYTSGDIPDYQASSLAMAIFFQDMTNQERAHLTMAMVESGDQIDLSDIDGIKVDKHSTGGVGDTTTLVLAPLVAALDVPVAKMSGRGLGHTGGTIDKLEAVEGFHVEITEQEFINLVNKDKVAVIGQTGNLTPADKKLYGLRDVTGTVNSIPLIASSIMSKKIAAGADAIVLDVKTGAGAFMKTIEDSELLAHAMVKIGNNVGRNTMAIISDMSQPLGRAIGNALEVKEAVETLKGEGPEDLTELVLTLGSQMVVLAKKAETLDEAREKLLEVIQNGKALEKFKVFLENQGGDASVVDDLSKLPQAQYKIEVEAETAGYVSHIVADEIGVASMLLGAGRATKDDIIDLAVGLVLNKKVGDKVEKGESLVTIYANREDVDQVKSKILENITISDEQVKPTLIHKVITD, from the coding sequence ATGAGAATGGTAGATATTATAGCTAAGAAACGTGACGGGAAAGAATTAACTAAAGAAGAAATAGAATTTTTCATCAAAGGTTACACATCAGGAGATATTCCAGATTATCAAGCTTCAAGTTTAGCGATGGCTATATTTTTCCAAGATATGACCAATCAAGAACGTGCGCACTTAACAATGGCAATGGTTGAATCAGGAGATCAAATAGATCTTTCTGATATTGATGGTATTAAAGTCGATAAACATTCAACAGGCGGTGTTGGTGATACGACAACATTAGTATTGGCACCTTTAGTTGCAGCATTAGATGTACCTGTTGCTAAAATGAGTGGTCGTGGATTAGGACATACGGGTGGTACAATCGATAAGTTAGAAGCGGTAGAAGGATTCCATGTTGAAATTACTGAACAAGAATTTATTAATTTAGTTAATAAAGATAAAGTTGCAGTTATTGGTCAAACAGGGAACTTAACACCTGCAGATAAAAAGTTATACGGCTTACGTGATGTTACTGGTACTGTTAACTCAATACCTTTAATTGCGTCATCTATTATGAGTAAGAAAATTGCAGCAGGTGCAGATGCAATTGTATTAGATGTTAAAACTGGTGCTGGTGCATTTATGAAGACGATTGAAGATTCTGAGCTACTTGCACATGCAATGGTTAAAATAGGGAATAACGTGGGCAGAAATACAATGGCGATTATTTCTGATATGAGTCAACCATTAGGAAGAGCAATCGGGAATGCTTTAGAAGTGAAAGAAGCTGTTGAAACGTTAAAAGGTGAAGGACCAGAAGACTTGACAGAACTTGTATTAACATTAGGTTCTCAAATGGTTGTCTTAGCTAAAAAAGCAGAAACGTTAGATGAAGCAAGAGAAAAATTATTAGAAGTAATCCAAAATGGTAAAGCTTTAGAGAAATTTAAAGTGTTCTTAGAAAACCAAGGTGGAGATGCAAGTGTTGTGGATGATTTAAGTAAATTACCACAAGCACAATATAAAATCGAAGTTGAAGCAGAAACAGCTGGATATGTTTCTCATATCGTTGCAGATGAAATTGGGGTCGCATCAATGCTTTTAGGTGCAGGACGAGCAACAAAAGATGATATCATTGACTTGGCAGTAGGATTAGTATTAAATAAAAAAGTCGGAGATAAAGTAGAAAAAGGTGAATCTTTAGTAACGATATATGCAAATCGTGAAGATGTGGATCAAGTTAAATCTAAAATCTTAGAGAACATTACAATATCAGATGAGCAAGTGAAACCAACTTTAATCCATAAAGTAATTACAGATTAG
- the deoB gene encoding phosphopentomutase — translation MTNRFKRIHLIVMDSVGIGEAPDAKAFGDEGSHTLKHTLEGFNESLPNLEQLGLANIEPLPNMNSVEAPGAFYTKLSEASVGKDTMTGHWEIMGLNIDKPFKVYPEGFPDELVKEIESITGRKVVANKPASGTEIIDEFGQHQMETGDLIVYTSADPVLQIAAHEDIIPLEELYDICEKVRALTKDPKYLIGRIIARPYVGEPGNFTRTSNRHDYALKPFGNTVMNTLKDANYDVIAIGKINDIYDGEGVTKSVRTKDNMDGMDKLIEVVNSDFTGLSFLNLVDFDALYGHRRDKEGYAQAIKDFDNRLEELKSSLKEDDLVIITADHGNDPTAPGTDHTREYVPLLMFSPSIEEYKALSGDTTFSSIGATIADNFNVTLPKFGKSYLKEMGVDAE, via the coding sequence ATGACAAATCGTTTTAAACGTATTCATTTAATCGTCATGGATTCAGTAGGAATTGGTGAAGCACCTGATGCAAAAGCGTTTGGTGATGAAGGTTCTCATACATTAAAACATACACTTGAAGGTTTTAATGAATCATTACCAAATCTTGAACAATTAGGATTAGCCAATATTGAACCATTACCAAATATGAATAGTGTCGAAGCGCCAGGAGCATTTTATACAAAATTAAGTGAAGCATCAGTTGGGAAAGACACAATGACTGGTCATTGGGAAATCATGGGATTAAATATTGATAAACCATTTAAAGTTTATCCAGAAGGTTTTCCAGATGAATTAGTTAAAGAAATAGAATCAATAACAGGTCGTAAAGTAGTTGCTAATAAACCAGCTTCCGGTACTGAGATTATTGATGAGTTTGGTCAACACCAAATGGAAACAGGAGATTTAATTGTATATACATCAGCTGATCCGGTGTTACAAATTGCAGCACATGAAGATATCATACCGTTAGAAGAACTTTATGATATTTGTGAAAAAGTAAGAGCATTAACGAAAGATCCTAAATATTTAATCGGAAGAATCATTGCACGTCCTTATGTAGGTGAGCCAGGTAACTTTACACGTACATCAAACAGACATGATTATGCATTGAAACCATTCGGTAATACAGTCATGAATACGTTAAAAGATGCTAACTATGATGTGATAGCAATCGGTAAAATTAACGACATATATGATGGTGAAGGTGTTACAAAATCCGTTAGAACAAAAGATAATATGGACGGTATGGATAAATTGATTGAAGTAGTAAACAGTGATTTCACTGGATTAAGCTTCTTGAATTTAGTAGACTTTGATGCACTTTATGGGCATAGACGTGATAAAGAAGGATATGCACAAGCAATTAAAGACTTCGATAATCGTTTAGAAGAGTTAAAATCATCTTTAAAAGAAGATGACTTAGTAATCATTACAGCGGACCATGGAAATGATCCAACAGCACCAGGAACAGATCATACACGTGAATATGTACCATTATTAATGTTTAGTCCAAGTATTGAAGAATACAAAGCATTATCAGGAGATACAACATTTAGTTCAATCGGCGCAACAATTGCTGATAACTTTAATGTAACATTGCCGAAATTCGGTAAAAGTTATTTAAAAGAAATGGGCGTAGACGCTGAATAA
- a CDS encoding S-ribosylhomocysteine lyase: MTKMNVESFNLDHTIVEAPFVRLAGIKEGLHGDVIHKYDIRFKQPNKAHMEMPALHSLEHLMAENIRNHTDKVVDVSPMGCQTGFYASFINHDDYDDVLNILEATLKDVEQATEVPACNEVQCGWAASHSLEGAQQLATEFLSKRDSWKDIFKED, translated from the coding sequence ATGACAAAAATGAATGTTGAAAGTTTTAATTTAGACCATACAATCGTTGAGGCACCGTTTGTAAGACTTGCAGGAATTAAAGAAGGATTACACGGTGACGTGATTCATAAATACGATATCCGCTTTAAACAACCTAACAAAGCACATATGGAAATGCCTGCTTTACATTCATTAGAGCATTTAATGGCAGAAAACATTAGAAATCATACAGATAAAGTTGTCGACGTTAGCCCAATGGGATGTCAAACAGGTTTTTACGCTTCATTTATCAACCATGATGATTATGATGATGTATTAAATATCTTAGAAGCAACATTAAAAGATGTTGAACAAGCAACTGAAGTACCAGCTTGTAACGAAGTACAATGCGGTTGGGCAGCTAGCCATTCATTAGAAGGCGCGCAACAATTAGCAACTGAATTTTTATCTAAGAGAGATAGCTGGAAAGATATCTTTAAAGAAGATTAA
- a CDS encoding GrpB family protein: protein MERLKVVPYDSIWQHLFLEEKKYLQSLLKEHSVSIEHIGSTAIPGLSAKPIIDILIVVKDSQSIDAFTHELSVLGYESKGERGVIGNRYFKKYDQYGAVSHHLHIYDEGSPHILRLLSFRDYLRTFNGERERYSRLKHDLVLDYPDDSVAYYKGKDSMIKEFEKKAEKWYLNSNDIATKH, encoded by the coding sequence ATGGAAAGGTTAAAAGTAGTCCCATACGATAGTATATGGCAACATCTTTTTCTAGAAGAGAAGAAGTATTTACAGTCATTGTTGAAAGAGCATAGTGTCAGTATTGAACATATTGGGTCAACGGCGATTCCTGGATTATCTGCGAAACCAATTATAGATATATTAATCGTTGTGAAAGATAGTCAGTCAATAGATGCATTTACACATGAACTTTCAGTTTTAGGGTATGAGTCTAAAGGAGAAAGAGGCGTTATCGGAAATAGGTATTTTAAGAAGTATGATCAATATGGTGCGGTATCGCATCATTTACATATATATGATGAGGGTAGCCCACACATTTTGAGATTACTATCCTTTAGAGATTATTTAAGAACGTTTAATGGTGAAAGAGAACGTTATAGCAGATTAAAGCATGATTTAGTCTTGGACTATCCAGATGATAGCGTAGCATATTATAAAGGAAAAGATAGCATGATTAAAGAATTTGAGAAAAAGGCAGAAAAATGGTATTTAAATTCTAATGATATTGCTACAAAACATTGA
- a CDS encoding M20 family metallopeptidase yields the protein MSNLSQNIINYIEQNKHLYLSMSHQIHERPELGNEEVFASKLLSDQLKKHHFNIETNIAKHPTGFIATYDTNKEGPTIAFLAEYDALPGLGHACGHNIIGTSSVLAGISLSKVIDEIGGKVVVLGCPAEEGGVNGSAKASYVKAGIIDDLDVALMVHPGHETYVTVPSLAVDVFDVKFYGKSAHASENADEAINALDAMLSFFNGVSMLRQQIKKTDKVHGVILNGGEAANIIPDYTHARFYTRATSRKSLDVLTDKVRKIAEGAAIQTGGTYELRPIQNGVNEFIINKPLDELFRKHAEEIGEEVIEDDFGFGSTDTGNVSHIVPTIHPHIKIGPSDLVGHTKEFCQAAASQKGDKALISGAKILASMGLELIENASLRNEIIQHHQTLREKLL from the coding sequence ATGAGTAATTTATCGCAAAATATTATTAATTATATAGAACAAAATAAACATTTATATTTATCAATGAGTCATCAAATTCATGAAAGACCTGAATTAGGAAATGAGGAAGTATTTGCTTCAAAATTATTAAGTGATCAATTAAAAAAACATCACTTTAATATAGAGACAAATATTGCTAAACATCCTACAGGTTTTATTGCTACATATGATACAAACAAAGAAGGACCGACGATTGCATTTTTAGCAGAATATGATGCTTTGCCGGGACTTGGACATGCATGTGGTCATAATATTATCGGTACTTCAAGTGTGCTCGCAGGCATTAGTTTATCAAAAGTGATAGACGAAATAGGTGGGAAAGTCGTTGTTCTTGGTTGTCCAGCTGAAGAAGGTGGCGTCAATGGTAGTGCGAAAGCAAGTTATGTTAAAGCAGGCATAATTGATGATCTTGATGTTGCACTCATGGTTCATCCTGGTCACGAAACTTACGTAACCGTGCCTTCATTAGCGGTAGATGTATTTGACGTTAAATTTTATGGGAAAAGTGCACATGCATCTGAAAATGCAGACGAAGCAATTAATGCATTAGACGCAATGTTATCGTTCTTTAATGGCGTAAGTATGCTTAGACAACAAATTAAGAAAACGGATAAAGTGCATGGTGTTATCTTAAACGGTGGAGAAGCAGCAAATATTATCCCTGATTATACACATGCACGATTTTATACACGTGCAACTTCTCGTAAATCTTTAGATGTGTTAACGGATAAAGTAAGAAAAATTGCTGAAGGTGCAGCGATTCAAACAGGTGGAACGTACGAGCTTCGACCAATTCAAAATGGTGTAAATGAATTTATTATTAACAAACCGTTAGACGAATTATTTAGAAAACATGCAGAAGAAATAGGAGAAGAAGTAATTGAAGATGATTTTGGTTTTGGATCGACTGATACAGGGAATGTGAGTCATATCGTACCGACTATACATCCACATATAAAAATTGGACCTTCAGATTTAGTCGGACATACGAAAGAATTTTGTCAGGCAGCTGCCAGTCAAAAAGGCGATAAAGCATTGATAAGCGGTGCGAAAATTTTAGCATCAATGGGTTTAGAACTGATAGAGAACGCGTCCCTTAGAAATGAAATTATCCAGCATCATCAAACATTAAGGGAGAAATTACTATGA